The region GCTCGAAGGTTCCGCCCGACGCTTTGGCGTGCTGGGCGGCGGTTTGCAGGGTCTCGGGCACCAGGTCGTAGCCTTCCGGATGGGCCAGCACCACGTTCATGCCGAAACGGGTCATCAGCGTGATGATGGCCTGCGGCACAGACAGCGGCTTGCCGTAGGAAGGAGAGTACGCCCAGGTCATGGCGATTTTTTTACCCCGGAGGTTTTCTAATGAGCCGAAGGTTTTTTGCAAATGCAGGAGGTCGGCCATGGATTGCGTGGGATGATCTAAATCGCACTGTAAGTTGATGACCGCCGGACGCTGCGGCAGGACGCCTTCGCGGAAGCCTTCCTCCACGGCGGCAGCGACTTCGACCATGTATTTGTGCCCCTCGCCCAGGAAAATATCGTCGCGGATGCCGATGGCCTCGGCCACAAACGAAATCATGTTGGCGGTTTCGCGCACCGTTTCGCCGTGGGCAATTTGCGATTTGCCTTCGTCCAGCTCTTGCAGCGGCAGGCCCAGCAAGGCCGCGGCGCTGGCAAACGAAAACCGGGTGCGGGTGGATTGATCGCGAAAATTGGAAACCGCAATCCCGCCGTGGAACACGCGGGCGCTGATGTTGGCGCGGTACATTTCTTCCAGCGCCTCGGCTACCACCAGCGTGGCGTGCAGATCGTCCGGGGTGCGCTCCCAGGTGAGGAGGAAATCTTTTTGATGGAGCGACGGTTTGAAAGCGGCAAGGCGATCGAGAAGCGGTTTGATGGTGTCGGACATGGGCGGGGGGTGAGTGGTGAGTAAGTGAGTAGGCAGGGTTCAGTGATCAGTATCAAGCCGCGACCGGTGGTCGCGCGGAAGCGGAGAACGTTGACAAATCGAATGGGGAATGCGGATTGGGGAATGATAAAAGCGATGGTTTGAAAATGAACGTGCAAGCAAATTTCGGTTGGGCACTGCCGGACAAACCGGCACCCAGAGCGGTTGGTGATTTATGCAGCCGCAACGGCCTTATTAAACGTTTCGATTTGGCGGTCCCACTCCGTAACTTGAGCGAACATTTCGGTCCAGAAGTCGGGGTCCCACAGGCGGCGCAGATCGTCGGCAGTGCGCTGTTGTTGTTCGACCCAAGTGAAGTATTTGAAATTATGCAGTTGCTTGCGGTCCTGGTAGCCCAGCTCGCGCATGGTGTCGGCGCCGATGCCTTCCAGGTAGCGGCCGAAATGGCGAGCAGCGTTTAGTTCGGTGTACGGGCCATGTTGTTGCTGCATTTCTTCCAGGCGGGAACCGTACAGTTCCAG is a window of Pirellulales bacterium DNA encoding:
- the ygeW gene encoding knotted carbamoyltransferase YgeW, whose product is MSDTIKPLLDRLAAFKPSLHQKDFLLTWERTPDDLHATLVVAEALEEMYRANISARVFHGGIAVSNFRDQSTRTRFSFASAAALLGLPLQELDEGKSQIAHGETVRETANMISFVAEAIGIRDDIFLGEGHKYMVEVAAAVEEGFREGVLPQRPAVINLQCDLDHPTQSMADLLHLQKTFGSLENLRGKKIAMTWAYSPSYGKPLSVPQAIITLMTRFGMNVVLAHPEGYDLVPETLQTAAQHAKASGGTFEHVHSLEEAFTGADIVYPKSWAPFRVMQERTKILRAKENDKLAALEKDALANNARFKSWECTEKLMTTTKGGKALYMHCLPADITGVSCKEGEVAATVFEKQRLATYREASHKPFIIAAMILLTRFPNAGEILSGLASRKSPRRGF